A genome region from Penicillium psychrofluorescens genome assembly, chromosome: 3 includes the following:
- a CDS encoding uncharacterized protein (ID:PFLUO_004246-T1.cds;~source:funannotate) — MFLIPSHVGPKVGGAFAMLAWTLSLQLLLSPLAAAASAADYYVHSLPGAPDSPLLKMHAGHIEVDPEHNGNLFFWHFQNRHIANRQRTVIWLNGGPGCSSMDGALMEVGPYRFKNDHKLVYNKGSWDEFANLLFVDSPVGTGFSYVNTDSFIQELDVMAAHFVVFLEKFFEMFPEYEKDDIYLAGESYAGQHIPYIAKAIQERNKAIEGSDATHWPLQGMLIGNGWISPKDQYPEYLPFATREGLVKEGTPVYHNLEVLHNLCLTRLEANGAQNKISIPSCETIPSKISELVGAADKCLNIYDIRLEDEFPACGMNWPPDLTSLNSYLRRKDVIKALNLNPAKQSGWVECNNDVSSHFTAANSVPSVKLLPGLLESGIRVLLFSGDQDLICNHLGTESLIHNMKWSDGTGFETAPGEWAARHDWTFEGEPAGIYQHARNLTYTLFYNASHMVPFDVPRQARDMLDRFMRVDITSIGGQPADSRIDGAKLPLTSVGGHPNSTTAQKQEQEKLKQTEMHAYAKSGEAILVIVIIGVSVWGFLIWRSRRSPHGGYRGVYHDEFQSGSVLDRFQNKRSVGDVEAGDFDEAELDNLHSPGIERDQYAVGDDFSDNDDDDRPHQAVGSETRHPL, encoded by the exons ATGTTTTTGATCCCCTCCCACGTTGGGCCCAAGGTGGGAGGCGCCTTTGCCATGCTCGCGTGGACACTATCCCTACAGCTACTGCTCAGCCCgttggccgcggcggcctCAGCAGCCGATTATTATGTGCACTCATTACCAGGGGCGCCGGATTCGCCTCTCTTGAAGATGCATGCTgg CCATATTGAAGTCGACCCGGAGCACAACGGCAACCTTTTCTTCTGGCATTTCCAGAACCGTCACATTGCCAACCGGCAGCGAACTGTCATCTGGTTGAATGGTGGTCCCGGATGTAGTTCTATGGACGGCGCGTTGATGGAAGTTGGCCCCTACCGGTTCAAGAACGACCACAAGCTGGTGTACAACAAGGGATCCTGGGACGAATTTGCCAACTTGCTCTTCGTCGACTCTCCGGTTGGCACAGGTTTCAGCTATGTCAACACAGATAGCTTTATCCAGGAGTTGGATGTCATGGCCGCTCACTTCGTTGTGTTTCTGGAGAAGTTCTTCGAAATGTTCCCCGAATacgagaaggatgat ATCTATTTGGCTGGCGAATCATACGCAGGCCAGCATATCCCATATATCGCCAAAGCCATCCAAGAGCGAAACAAGGCTATCGAGGGAAGCGATGCAACACACTGGCCGCTTCAGGGTATGTTGATCGGCAACGGCTGGATCTCGCCCAAGGACCAGTACCCAGAGTACTTGCCCTTTGCCACTCGGGAAGGTCTCGTCAAGGAAGGAACCCCGGTCTACCATAACCTCGAAGTCTTGCACAATCTCTGTTTGACCAGGTTAGAAGCAAATGGAGCACAGAACAAAATTAGCATCCCTTCTTGTGAGACTATTCCGAGCAAGATCTCCGAGCTCGTCGGCGCGGCCGATAAATGCCTCAACATCTATGACATCCGTCTCGAGGACGAGTTTCCCGCGTGCGGCATGAACTGGCCCCCAGATCTCACGTCCCTGAACTCCTATCTGCGACGTAAGGACGTGATCAAGGCACTAAATCTCAATCCGGCGAAGCAATCTGGCTGGGTTGAATGCAACAATGATGTGAGCAGCCACTTCACTGCCGCCAATTCAGTTCCCTCCGTCAAGCTACTGCCCGGCCTTCTTGAATCCGGTATCCGAGTGCTGCTGTTCAGCGGCGACCAAGACCTGATTTGCAACCACCTGGGTACCGAGTCCCTGATTCACAATATGAAATGGAGCGATGGGACCGGCTTTGAGACCGCTCCCGGCGAATGGGCCGCGCGCCATGACTGGACCTTTGAGGGAGAGCCCGCCGGCATCTACCAACACGCCCGCAATCTGACCTACACTCTTTTTTACAACGCCAGCCACATGGTGCCCTTCGATGTGCCCCGTCAGGCCCGCGACATGCTGGACCGCTTCATGCGCGTCGACATCACCAGCATCGGTGGCCAGCCGGCCGATTCCCGTATCGACGGTGCCAAGCTCCCGCTCACCTCCGTCGGTGGCCATCCCAACAGCACCACTGCCCAGAAGCAGGAGCAAGAGAAGTTGAAGCAGACCGAGATGCATGCCTACGCCAAATCCGGCGAGGCCATCTTGGTCattgtcatcatcggcgtGTCGGTCTGGGGCTTCCTCATCTGGCGCAGTCGCCGCTCCCCCCATGGCGGCTACCGTGGCGTTTATCATGATGAATTCCAGAGCGGCTCTGTGCTGGATCGTTTCCAAAACAAACGCTCTGTGGGAGACGTCGAGGCTGGAGATTTTGAtgaggccgagctggataATCTACACTCGCCCGGTATCGAACGTGACCAGTATGCCGTCGGCGACGACTTCAGCGATaacgacgatgatgatcgcCCACACCAGGCTGTTGGTAGCGAGACCCGTCATCCCTTATGA
- a CDS encoding uncharacterized protein (ID:PFLUO_004247-T1.cds;~source:funannotate): MPAFVVEHLDPELGPWSTLEYACIARESHAHGARFLLSSVPAKLQMPAELAATQGLEVEQRSVENIFAKDKVCLLDPSAQVELSPEDGDHFEVFLFGGILGDDPPRDRTSELRKKGYVGRRLGPKQMTTDTAVRVTRMVVQEKVPLEQIPYVDYPELHINAHERTEMPFRYVIDARGQPIMPDGMVDLIKKDADKGVGDLF, from the exons ATGCCTGCCTTTGTGGTCGAGCACCTGGATCCAGAGCTGGGCCCCTGGTCCACCCTTGAATACGCCTGCATTGCTCGTGAATCCCATGCCCATGGCGCTCGCTTCCTGCTCAGCTCGGTGCCCGCCAAGCTGCAGATGcccgccgagctggcggccACCCAAGGACTAGAGGTCGAGCAGCGCAGTGTCGAGAACATCTTCGCCAAGGATAAAGTCTGTCTGCTCGATCCATCTGCTCAGGTCGAATTAAGTCCAGAGGATGGCGACCATTTCGAGGTTTTCCTGTTCGGTGGCATTCTGG GCGATGACCCGCCTCGAG ATCGTACCTCTGAATTGAGGAAAAAGGGTTACGTCGGCCGCCGCCTGGGACCCAAACAGATGACCACCGACACGGCAGTTCGGGTCACCCGTATGGTCGTCCAGGAGAAAGTGCCGCTGGAGCAGATTCCCTATGTCGACTATCCCGAGCTGCACATCAACGCGCACGAGCGGACGGAGATGCCCTTCCGCTATGTGATAGATGCCCGAGGCCAGCCGATCATGCCGGAT GGCATGGTGGATCTGATCAAGAAGGACGCCGATAAGGGCGTCGGGGATTTGTTCTGA
- a CDS encoding uncharacterized protein (ID:PFLUO_004248-T1.cds;~source:funannotate), translated as MNPHQQNKVDINSLSPDEQRLLRMYGKMPTKKDLLQNKLKERKYFDSGDYALSKAGKASDVGVTSIGSRHPVPENIPHLTATSPGANNPPATSGNGGSISAQGGQQIPGSMSGHPGSVGFQSRSPVKEGSFLHRKSSAGEGETSPTAQDKDGKDPSVSPPPAREGVPIRR; from the exons ATGAATCCGCACCAGCAGAACAAGGTGGACATCAAC TCCCTGAGCCCAGACGAGCAGCGCCTTCTCCGAATGTACGGCAAGATGCCCACCAAGAAAGACCTCCTCCAGAACAAGCTCAAG GAACGCAAATATTTTGACTCGGGCGACTACGCCCTCAGCAAAGCCGGCAAAGCCTCCGACGTGGGCGTCACCAGCATCGGGTCGCGCCACCCAGTCCCCGAGAACATCCCCCACCTGACCGCGACCTCGCCGGGCGCCAACAACCCCCCCGCAACGAGCGGCAACGGCGGCAGCATCAGCGCACAAGGAGGCCAGCAGATCCCCGGCAGCATGAGCGGGCACCCGGGCTCGGTCGGGTTCCAGAGCCGCAGTCCCGTGAAGGAGGGCAGCTTCCTGCACCGCAAGTCGAGTGCGGGCGAGGGTGAAACCTCCCCGACAGCCCAGGacaaggatggcaaggacCCGAGTGTGAGTCCCCCACCCGCGAGAGAGGGTGTGCCCATCCGCCGGTGA